TGTGCCAAGGCCCGGCCATGGAGCTCAAGAACGCCCTCACAACCTCCTCCGAGGCATCTCGCCGGAGCAAACAAATCACGTACTCCACCACCGCGGCGTCACAGGGCAGCGTGATCCTGCCGCCGTCGCTCGTGAACCCGAACTCCTCCCGCGACATGTCCAGGAGCTCCGCGAAGACCGGCGTGCCGAGGTACGCCAATGGGACCTCGAACCT
This portion of the Panicum virgatum strain AP13 chromosome 2N, P.virgatum_v5, whole genome shotgun sequence genome encodes:
- the LOC120658254 gene encoding auxin-responsive protein SAUR36-like, which codes for MFSAKRLVQAALARKRLTSTPMKETEAPCSTSTAVAGKGRCVVYSADGRRFEVPLAYLGTPVFAELLDMSREEFGFTSDGGRITLPCDAAVVEYVICLLRRDASEEVVRAFLSSMAGPWHTVSGTAPSMGLMRHPAVCV